A region of bacterium DNA encodes the following proteins:
- the dut gene encoding dUTP diphosphatase, with amino-acid sequence MSGDLRIRVMRIEGAPRAELPHYATHGAAGMDVRAALTEPLTLAAGERFAVPTGLVFEVPHGFEVQVRPRSGLALRHGLTCINAPGTIDSDYRGEVKILLANLGNEPVTINHGDRVAQLIVAPVSRAQLVEVESLTETARGEGGFGHTGHE; translated from the coding sequence ATGAGCGGCGACCTCCGCATCCGCGTGATGCGGATCGAAGGCGCCCCGCGCGCCGAACTTCCCCACTACGCCACGCATGGCGCCGCGGGCATGGATGTCCGCGCCGCCCTGACCGAACCGCTGACGCTCGCCGCCGGCGAGCGTTTTGCCGTTCCGACGGGGCTCGTGTTCGAGGTGCCGCACGGCTTCGAGGTGCAGGTGCGGCCAAGAAGCGGGCTTGCGCTGCGGCACGGCCTCACGTGCATCAACGCGCCGGGGACGATCGACTCGGACTATCGCGGCGAGGTGAAGATCCTGCTTGCGAACCTCGGCAACGAACCGGTCACAATCAATCATGGCGATCGCGTCGCGCAGCTCATCGTCGCACCGGTTTCCCGCGCCCAGCTTGTGGAGGTCGAATCGCTGACCGAAACCGCGCGAGGCGAGGGCGGGTTCGGGCATACGGGCCACGAGTAA